The Streptomyces sp. NBC_01255 genome window below encodes:
- a CDS encoding SUKH-3 domain-containing protein: MDDVDDVDDVDDVDDVDDVDDVLTKAGWRQGRDAGDAAMLAILTTVTVGGGSVFPAAERAVREFHGLRVPPAPDGGREVAATGCVVDPREARFAAPQLDRLAADLGVRLFPLGRTDTDALLAVDEEGRLVLLGPGGAWLLGATVREGLTALAEGIAPTRLRAPRRRFPLPGEGGDSADLAAAVRAALVAVYVLHSSGVYGARAVRLRATTLRGIGVVAVDEVFPLGPGSLDSSTEPLIAAMTARLDAAGVRAGGCELTLTVTAPPGTDGPSATVECAVTVGNPAEGPVLTLSAAPAASLAPTAAILHTCAEALAAWSGVPLRP, encoded by the coding sequence GTGGACGACGTGGACGACGTGGACGACGTGGACGACGTGGACGACGTGGACGACGTGGACGACGTACTGACGAAGGCCGGCTGGCGGCAGGGGCGTGACGCGGGGGACGCCGCCATGCTGGCGATCCTCACGACGGTGACGGTCGGCGGGGGGAGCGTCTTCCCCGCCGCCGAGCGGGCCGTCCGCGAGTTCCACGGCCTGCGCGTCCCGCCCGCCCCGGACGGCGGGCGCGAGGTCGCCGCCACCGGCTGCGTCGTCGACCCCCGCGAGGCCCGCTTCGCGGCCCCGCAGCTCGACCGGCTCGCGGCCGACCTGGGAGTCCGGCTCTTCCCCTTGGGCCGTACGGACACGGACGCGCTGCTCGCCGTCGACGAGGAAGGCCGGCTCGTCCTGCTCGGCCCCGGCGGCGCCTGGCTCCTCGGGGCGACCGTCCGCGAGGGCCTGACGGCGCTCGCGGAGGGGATCGCACCGACACGACTCCGCGCGCCCCGTCGGCGTTTCCCGCTGCCCGGCGAGGGCGGCGACTCCGCCGACCTCGCCGCCGCCGTACGAGCCGCGCTCGTCGCCGTCTACGTCCTGCACAGCAGCGGCGTGTACGGCGCCCGGGCAGTGCGCCTGCGGGCGACCACCCTGCGGGGCATCGGCGTCGTGGCCGTGGACGAGGTCTTCCCGCTGGGCCCGGGCTCCCTGGACAGCAGTACCGAACCGCTGATCGCGGCGATGACCGCCCGCCTCGACGCCGCAGGCGTCCGCGCGGGCGGCTGCGAACTGACCTTGACGGTCACCGCCCCGCCGGGCACGGACGGTCCGTCCGCCACGGTGGAGTGCGCCGTGACGGTGGGCAACCCGGCGGAGGGACCCGTCCTGACCCTCTCGGCCGCCCCGGCCGCGTCCCTCGCCCCCACGGCGGCGATCCTGCACACCTGCGCCGAGGCCCTGGCCGCCTGGTCGGGAGTTCCACTCCGCCCCTGA
- a CDS encoding DUF4232 domain-containing protein, whose translation MGAARKSWKTYALGAAAVAALLSSTACQPGGGSDDGASGATPSGSASATTGSEQPSTPGATETTAPSESAAPPVATDSATPGDGGGDGGSTAAAEACVDDDLSYDTSYWPRDSGQHLLLTATNNSDKPCTLYHYPFVYFGQETENPLGPMESKPTAIATIGPKEKAYAGMKLFLGGEKTVTYESFGLALANPKQAEQGAPLDIAVSDEVKFVTVGPNPSVTFWNRDRREVEKYVFKAR comes from the coding sequence ATGGGCGCTGCCCGGAAGAGTTGGAAGACGTACGCCCTGGGAGCCGCGGCGGTCGCCGCGCTCCTCTCGTCCACGGCCTGTCAGCCGGGCGGCGGCTCGGACGACGGGGCGTCGGGTGCGACGCCCTCGGGTAGCGCGAGCGCGACGACCGGCTCCGAGCAGCCCAGCACTCCGGGTGCGACCGAGACCACCGCGCCCAGCGAGTCGGCCGCCCCGCCCGTCGCGACCGACTCCGCCACGCCCGGCGACGGCGGCGGAGACGGGGGCAGCACGGCGGCCGCCGAGGCATGCGTCGACGACGACCTCTCGTACGACACGTCGTACTGGCCGAGGGATTCGGGCCAGCACCTCCTCCTCACCGCCACCAACAACTCCGACAAGCCCTGCACGCTCTACCACTACCCGTTCGTCTATTTCGGCCAGGAGACCGAGAACCCCCTCGGCCCGATGGAGTCCAAGCCGACGGCCATCGCCACGATCGGGCCGAAGGAGAAGGCGTACGCGGGTATGAAGCTCTTCCTCGGGGGCGAGAAGACGGTCACCTACGAGTCGTTCGGGCTCGCTCTCGCGAACCCCAAGCAGGCCGAGCAGGGAGCGCCGCTCGACATCGCGGTGTCCGACGAGGTCAAGTTCGTCACGGTCGGCCCCAACCCCTCGGTCACGTTCTGGAACCGCGACCGCCGCGAGGTCGAGAAGTACGTCTTCAAGGCCAGGTGA
- a CDS encoding VOC family protein has product MTSRFTELAVDCHDPEALAAFWCEVLDFKVIDRNEGLIEIGSWVPTAEEVRARQMPPTMCFDKVPEGKTVKNRLHLDISPIDVSTEDEVTRLIGLGATKVDVGQGPDRSWVVMADPEGNEFCVLRTLAP; this is encoded by the coding sequence ATGACAAGTAGGTTCACCGAGTTGGCCGTTGACTGCCACGATCCGGAGGCGCTCGCGGCCTTCTGGTGCGAGGTCCTGGACTTCAAGGTGATCGACCGGAACGAGGGTCTGATCGAGATCGGCTCCTGGGTGCCGACCGCCGAGGAAGTCCGGGCCCGCCAGATGCCGCCCACCATGTGCTTCGACAAGGTGCCCGAGGGCAAGACCGTGAAGAACCGGCTGCATCTCGACATCAGCCCGATCGACGTCAGCACCGAGGACGAGGTGACCAGGCTGATCGGCCTCGGCGCCACCAAGGTGGACGTGGGCCAGGGGCCGGACCGGAGCTGGGTGGTCATGGCCGACCCCGAGGGCAACGAGTTCTGCGTTCTGCGCACCCTGGCGCCGTAG
- a CDS encoding methyltransferase domain-containing protein: MTKETEHDGRSTDGLIARLDAADRLPGAHELRSLSYDMIGAGPGESVVDVGCGAGRAVRELSERGVRAVGVDPSEQMIAVARGRWPEEDFRIAGAYELPLTDGSVDGYRADKVFHELAEPERALAEARRVLTPGGRIVLIGQDWDTIVIDSDDPALTRTLVHARADLTTAPRAARRYRSLLLDAGFDDVAVEVHTGVFTGPAMLPVLLGLAEAARSTGLVTHEQADTWMTEQRTRAETDRLFLALPMFMTTATAPR; the protein is encoded by the coding sequence ATGACCAAGGAAACGGAGCATGACGGCCGGTCGACGGACGGTCTCATCGCGCGCCTGGACGCCGCCGACCGACTGCCCGGCGCCCACGAACTGCGCTCTCTCTCCTACGACATGATCGGAGCCGGGCCAGGAGAGTCCGTGGTGGACGTGGGCTGCGGCGCCGGACGAGCGGTGAGGGAACTGTCCGAACGGGGCGTGCGAGCAGTCGGCGTGGATCCGAGCGAGCAGATGATCGCCGTCGCCCGAGGCCGGTGGCCCGAGGAGGACTTCCGGATCGCGGGGGCGTACGAACTGCCGCTGACGGACGGCTCGGTGGACGGCTACCGGGCAGACAAGGTGTTCCACGAACTGGCAGAGCCGGAACGGGCGTTGGCAGAAGCCCGCCGAGTGCTCACGCCCGGAGGGCGGATCGTCCTGATCGGCCAGGACTGGGACACTATCGTCATCGACTCCGACGATCCGGCCCTCACCCGCACCCTCGTCCATGCCCGCGCCGACCTGACCACCGCCCCACGCGCCGCCCGCCGGTACCGCAGCCTGCTGCTGGACGCCGGCTTCGACGACGTGGCGGTCGAGGTGCACACCGGCGTGTTCACCGGCCCGGCGATGCTGCCCGTGCTCCTCGGACTGGCGGAAGCAGCCCGCTCGACCGGACTCGTCACCCACGAGCAGGCCGACACCTGGATGACCGAACAGCGCACGCGGGCCGAGACCGACCGGCTCTTCCTGGCACTGCCGATGTTCATGACCACGGCGACGGCACCACGGTAA
- a CDS encoding ATP-binding protein — protein MTTPVTREVPVTVRVFVQRFSSTPRGARLARRLAVHQLHRWGFPYGSEASGTVELLVAELAANAVTHGRVPGRDCELTLTYTPGLLLRVDVSDTRGERRPPCGAPDRARLIDGEGGRGLLLVEALASRWTVLDRVPVGKTVRAELDLPRTRSGRPACPSGG, from the coding sequence ATGACCACCCCCGTGACCCGCGAAGTGCCCGTCACCGTACGTGTGTTCGTGCAGCGCTTCAGCTCCACCCCGCGCGGAGCCCGGCTCGCCCGCCGCCTCGCCGTGCACCAGCTCCACCGTTGGGGCTTCCCGTACGGCTCCGAGGCCTCCGGCACCGTCGAGCTGCTCGTCGCCGAGCTCGCCGCCAACGCCGTCACCCACGGGCGGGTGCCCGGGCGCGACTGCGAGCTGACGCTCACGTACACGCCCGGGCTGCTGCTCCGGGTCGACGTCTCCGACACCAGGGGCGAGCGCCGGCCGCCCTGCGGGGCGCCGGACCGTGCCAGGCTCATCGACGGCGAGGGCGGGCGTGGTCTGCTCCTCGTCGAGGCGCTGGCCTCGCGGTGGACGGTGCTCGACCGCGTACCGGTCGGGAAGACCGTACGGGCGGAGCTCGATCTGCCCCGGACCCGGAGCGGCCGGCCTGCGTGTCCCTCAGGCGGGTAG
- a CDS encoding YwqJ-related putative deaminase, whose product MSDLIPGTAASLLMHGTITSHTNLAGDGEPHLHPAVQEFFDALPPSLREPFIGYCAESALVSDELYGLDRQRADGRTITLDEAAPHFEGAALVARKIRPHGDPEHGTEAEVCRSCTALLDRLGIDVLHGEA is encoded by the coding sequence ATGTCTGACCTGATTCCCGGCACGGCCGCGTCGTTGCTCATGCACGGCACGATCACCAGCCACACCAACCTCGCCGGTGACGGCGAGCCTCACCTTCACCCCGCCGTCCAGGAGTTCTTCGACGCGCTCCCGCCGTCCCTGCGCGAGCCGTTCATCGGCTACTGCGCCGAGTCCGCGCTCGTCTCCGACGAGCTCTACGGTCTCGACCGGCAGCGGGCCGACGGCCGGACCATCACCCTGGACGAGGCGGCCCCGCACTTCGAGGGCGCCGCGCTCGTCGCCCGTAAGATCCGCCCGCACGGCGACCCCGAGCACGGTACGGAGGCCGAGGTCTGCCGCTCCTGCACGGCGCTCCTCGACCGGCTCGGCATCGACGTCCTCCACGGCGAGGCGTGA
- a CDS encoding SUKH-3 domain-containing protein, translated as MPHLRVPADVDAWFAAYGWYSGRDAAEQASAFVAEVVEESRKDGFPVEPFAAATDFLTEHAGLRVMHDVQREDHFHFTPVPVWCALFEDMAELSRGLGGVRLFPIGWDSGEGEVFVIDEQSRFFNMNSFGNYYLGTGKHEAMIGLFRWPLQDAEDFYV; from the coding sequence GTGCCTCATCTCCGTGTCCCCGCGGACGTCGACGCCTGGTTCGCCGCGTACGGCTGGTATTCCGGTCGCGACGCCGCCGAGCAGGCTTCGGCGTTCGTGGCGGAGGTCGTCGAGGAGAGCCGGAAGGACGGGTTCCCGGTGGAGCCGTTCGCCGCCGCGACCGACTTCCTCACCGAGCACGCCGGGCTCCGGGTGATGCACGACGTCCAGCGCGAGGATCATTTCCACTTCACGCCCGTCCCCGTCTGGTGCGCTCTCTTCGAGGACATGGCGGAGCTGAGCCGTGGCCTGGGAGGAGTGCGCCTCTTCCCGATCGGCTGGGACTCCGGCGAGGGGGAAGTGTTCGTCATCGACGAGCAGAGCCGCTTCTTCAACATGAACAGCTTCGGCAACTATTACCTGGGCACTGGCAAGCACGAGGCCATGATCGGCCTCTTCCGCTGGCCCCTGCAGGACGCGGAGGATTTCTATGTCTGA
- a CDS encoding helix-turn-helix domain-containing protein has product MSPVLDTTSVPPRDREEVVRYAVWESVVRIDIEHHLPPDDLAVHIGLDTVGPIGVCSARATALTIQRTPRLAREDVEPAVFLGLQVTGTSVVVQNDREALLKPGDFALYDTSTPYTLLFNEGVDQHFLRFPRAALALPERSLRDVTAVALTSDNPLARLASAYFRQLAVSEELHRGRPAEAVVEPSVELVRAVVAAQVGKADLARGPLAETLGLRITHYIRAHLADPDLSATRIAAAHGISVRHLYTVLARSGISLGDWIRTHRLAECKRELAAPQGRHKTIAAIGRSWGFADATHFSKVFKQAYGISPRAWRDHNRPQPSA; this is encoded by the coding sequence GTGAGCCCCGTCCTGGACACCACCTCTGTTCCACCGCGAGACCGGGAAGAGGTGGTCCGGTACGCCGTGTGGGAGTCCGTCGTACGGATCGATATCGAACACCATCTGCCGCCCGATGACCTCGCGGTGCACATCGGGCTGGATACCGTAGGGCCCATCGGGGTCTGCTCGGCGCGAGCGACTGCGCTCACTATTCAGCGGACTCCGCGGCTGGCGCGAGAGGATGTCGAGCCGGCCGTCTTTCTTGGCCTTCAGGTGACCGGGACCAGTGTGGTGGTGCAGAACGATCGCGAAGCCCTGCTGAAGCCGGGAGACTTCGCCCTCTACGACACGTCCACCCCCTACACCCTCCTCTTCAACGAGGGGGTCGACCAGCACTTCCTCCGTTTTCCCCGCGCGGCACTCGCGCTGCCCGAGAGGTCGCTCCGGGATGTCACCGCGGTAGCCCTCACCTCCGACAACCCTCTTGCTCGTCTGGCCTCTGCCTACTTTCGCCAACTGGCCGTCAGCGAAGAGCTGCACCGGGGCCGGCCCGCTGAAGCGGTCGTGGAGCCCAGTGTCGAACTCGTCCGGGCTGTCGTGGCAGCCCAGGTCGGAAAGGCGGACCTGGCCCGGGGGCCACTGGCGGAAACACTCGGCCTGCGCATCACGCACTACATACGGGCACACCTCGCAGATCCCGACCTGTCGGCGACGCGGATCGCCGCCGCGCACGGCATTTCGGTCCGTCATCTCTACACCGTGCTGGCCCGGTCGGGTATCAGCCTCGGAGACTGGATCCGCACGCACCGCCTGGCGGAATGCAAGCGGGAGCTGGCCGCCCCACAGGGTCGGCACAAGACCATTGCGGCGATCGGTCGAAGCTGGGGCTTTGCCGACGCGACCCACTTCAGCAAGGTGTTCAAACAGGCCTATGGCATCTCGCCCCGGGCCTGGCGCGACCACAACCGCCCCCAACCCTCCGCCTGA
- a CDS encoding SDR family NAD(P)-dependent oxidoreductase: MDTNPAVYLSGLFSLDGRTALVTGGSSGIGRAIAGALARAGARVVVLARKEGELVATVDELTAAGCRAGWVSADLSTREGIKAGAEAAAAVFGEPDILVNSAGINLRPPLGELGDEVWDTTMTVNLEAPFLLGQRFGPGMAERGFGRIIHVTSQQAHRAFVQSGAYGVSKGALESLARSQAEAWSPHGVTANTLVPGFVMTPLNQRLSSDPEKVAALAARTMVGRNGLAEDFAGAAVFLASASSAYVTGQSLFVDGGFSVH, from the coding sequence ATGGACACGAACCCCGCCGTCTACCTCTCCGGGCTGTTCTCGCTCGACGGGCGCACCGCGCTCGTCACCGGCGGCAGTTCCGGTATCGGACGGGCCATCGCCGGGGCGCTGGCCCGGGCCGGGGCGCGTGTGGTCGTCCTGGCGCGCAAGGAGGGCGAGCTCGTCGCGACCGTGGACGAGCTGACGGCCGCCGGCTGCCGGGCCGGCTGGGTGAGCGCCGACCTGAGCACCCGCGAGGGCATCAAGGCCGGGGCGGAGGCGGCGGCGGCCGTCTTCGGCGAGCCGGACATCCTGGTGAACTCGGCCGGGATCAACCTCCGGCCCCCGCTCGGCGAGTTGGGTGACGAGGTCTGGGACACGACGATGACCGTGAACCTCGAGGCGCCGTTCCTCCTCGGTCAGCGCTTCGGCCCCGGGATGGCCGAGCGGGGCTTCGGCCGGATCATCCACGTCACGTCCCAGCAGGCGCATCGCGCGTTCGTCCAGAGCGGGGCGTACGGGGTGTCCAAGGGCGCGCTGGAGTCGCTGGCCCGCTCGCAGGCGGAGGCCTGGTCCCCGCACGGCGTCACGGCCAACACCCTGGTGCCCGGCTTCGTGATGACCCCGCTCAACCAGCGGCTCTCCTCCGACCCGGAGAAGGTGGCCGCCCTGGCCGCCCGCACGATGGTCGGCCGCAACGGCCTCGCCGAGGACTTCGCGGGCGCGGCCGTCTTCCTGGCGAGCGCGTCCTCCGCGTACGTCACGGGCCAGTCGCTCTTCGTGGACGGCGGCTTCTCCGTCCACTGA
- a CDS encoding helix-turn-helix domain-containing protein: MDEVPDEVTDEASDEATNGGEPESTDSLKAFGEVVKAFRKRAGLTQERFAPMVGYSVPTVASIEQGRRFPPAAYVDRSEVVLDAFGAIRGAAKHVARNPGLASWFRQWAKLEAQAVTLYTYENRLVPGLLQTPAYAKTLFDEQIPALGDEEVETKLAARVKRMKLLTDRPHTIYSFIVEEHVLRRQTGGPEVMREQVAHILGICARRNIDFQIMPQSRGHHAGLSGPMRLLETPENKWYAYCEGQENGLLLSDPKVVSILQKRYARMRAQALSFEESVSLLREMRGAP; the protein is encoded by the coding sequence ATGGACGAGGTTCCGGACGAAGTGACGGACGAGGCGTCGGACGAGGCGACGAACGGGGGCGAACCGGAGTCGACGGACAGCCTGAAGGCCTTCGGAGAGGTGGTCAAGGCCTTCCGCAAACGGGCCGGACTCACGCAGGAGCGCTTCGCTCCGATGGTGGGGTACTCGGTGCCGACGGTGGCCTCGATCGAGCAGGGCAGACGCTTTCCCCCGGCCGCCTACGTGGACCGGTCGGAGGTGGTACTGGACGCCTTCGGGGCGATCCGGGGTGCGGCGAAGCACGTGGCGCGGAACCCGGGGCTCGCGAGTTGGTTCCGCCAGTGGGCAAAGCTGGAGGCCCAGGCGGTGACGCTCTACACGTACGAGAACCGGCTGGTGCCGGGTCTGCTCCAGACTCCCGCGTACGCGAAGACACTGTTCGACGAGCAGATCCCGGCGTTGGGCGACGAGGAGGTCGAGACGAAGCTCGCGGCCCGCGTCAAGCGGATGAAGCTGCTGACGGACCGCCCCCACACCATCTACAGCTTCATCGTGGAGGAGCACGTCCTGCGCCGCCAGACGGGCGGTCCTGAGGTCATGCGCGAGCAGGTCGCACACATCCTCGGCATCTGCGCACGCCGCAACATCGACTTCCAGATCATGCCGCAGTCGCGCGGGCACCACGCAGGTCTCAGCGGACCCATGCGTCTCCTGGAGACCCCGGAGAACAAGTGGTACGCATACTGCGAGGGACAGGAGAACGGCCTCCTCCTCTCGGACCCCAAAGTGGTCAGCATCCTCCAGAAGCGGTATGCCAGGATGCGGGCACAGGCTCTGTCCTTCGAGGAGTCCGTGAGCCTGCTGCGGGAGATGCGAGGAGCACCATGA
- a CDS encoding RNA-guided endonuclease InsQ/TnpB family protein, which yields MIRAYKSLMRPTVGQRVALGEMLRDHCSLYNGALQERRDAYRHVSKTSIKYGQQSAQLKDIRAFAPERQGRWSFSSQQATLRRLDKAFAAFFRRVKAGDTPGYPRFRGVNWFDTVDFPRDGDGCRWDSTPRDPATRVRLQGVGHVKVNQHRPVVGTVKTVSVKREGKRWYVILTAEQMQPEPLPQTGRVVGIDMGIASFLTTSNGEHVANPRHGRKAAAKLEAAQHALARFPRVRRDKRTANHRRAVQKVADLHRRVCRLRLDHAHKTALDLVREHDFIAHEDLKIRNMVKAPAPKPAPETSGGFLPNGAAAKAGLNHSINDAGWGVFLTILTSKAESAGREVIAVDPRNTSRTCPECGHVSAENRPTQEKFHCQSCGHSAHADTVGALNVLRAGLVRREAPPA from the coding sequence GTGATTCGTGCGTACAAGTCCCTGATGCGGCCCACTGTGGGCCAGCGGGTCGCACTGGGCGAGATGCTGCGCGATCACTGTTCCCTCTACAACGGGGCACTCCAAGAGCGCCGTGACGCCTACCGGCACGTGTCGAAGACGAGCATCAAGTATGGCCAGCAGTCCGCACAGCTCAAGGACATCAGGGCGTTTGCCCCGGAGCGGCAGGGCCGCTGGTCATTCTCGTCGCAGCAGGCGACCTTGCGCCGGTTGGACAAGGCGTTCGCCGCGTTCTTCCGCCGGGTCAAGGCCGGCGACACCCCGGGCTACCCACGTTTCCGGGGCGTCAACTGGTTCGACACGGTGGACTTCCCCAGGGACGGCGACGGCTGCCGCTGGGACTCCACCCCGCGCGACCCCGCCACCCGCGTACGGCTCCAGGGTGTGGGGCACGTCAAGGTCAACCAGCATCGGCCGGTGGTCGGCACGGTCAAGACCGTGTCCGTCAAGCGTGAAGGCAAGCGCTGGTACGTCATCCTGACCGCCGAACAGATGCAGCCCGAGCCGTTGCCCCAGACGGGCAGAGTGGTCGGCATCGACATGGGCATAGCCTCGTTCCTTACCACCTCCAACGGTGAGCATGTCGCCAACCCCCGCCACGGCCGTAAGGCCGCTGCGAAGCTCGAAGCCGCACAGCATGCCCTCGCCCGGTTCCCGCGTGTTCGCCGCGACAAGCGCACCGCCAACCACCGGCGGGCCGTCCAGAAGGTTGCCGACCTGCACCGCAGGGTCTGCCGTCTGCGGCTCGATCACGCGCACAAGACCGCTCTTGACCTCGTGCGGGAGCACGACTTCATCGCGCACGAAGACCTCAAGATCCGCAACATGGTCAAGGCCCCTGCGCCGAAGCCCGCCCCCGAGACGTCGGGCGGATTCCTGCCCAACGGGGCCGCCGCGAAGGCCGGACTCAACCACTCGATCAACGATGCCGGATGGGGGGTGTTCCTCACGATCCTCACCAGCAAGGCTGAAAGCGCCGGTAGGGAAGTGATCGCCGTGGACCCCCGCAACACCTCCCGGACCTGCCCCGAATGCGGGCACGTCTCAGCGGAGAACCGGCCCACCCAGGAGAAGTTCCACTGCCAATCCTGCGGCCACTCGGCGCACGCGGACACGGTGGGCGCCCTGAACGTCCTACGGGCCGGGCTGGTCCGTCGCGAAGCCCCACCGGCATAG
- a CDS encoding DUF1877 family protein, with protein MQDRLRQSRGDKDMGFHLHLRAVAENEVRDDHASLEEFMSAAWDNHEAEYAAGIAESIAKDFGPLNDLYLAGPTLIGGTSSWELPIYGGRIVPAHTDRQSPFVILAPDEVATVADLLAGASFEALWQVEGAKLTAPYAQWEDPEGAAKQNYVAHHTGLRDFYSRAATAHRAVVKAFWY; from the coding sequence ATGCAAGATCGACTCAGGCAGTCACGAGGAGACAAAGACATGGGCTTTCACCTTCACCTTCGAGCGGTGGCAGAGAATGAGGTCCGGGACGACCACGCCTCGCTGGAAGAGTTCATGAGCGCGGCCTGGGACAACCACGAAGCCGAGTACGCGGCAGGCATCGCGGAGTCCATAGCCAAGGACTTCGGCCCCCTTAACGACCTCTACCTGGCAGGGCCCACGCTCATCGGCGGGACTTCGTCATGGGAACTGCCGATCTACGGGGGTCGGATCGTCCCCGCCCACACGGACCGGCAGTCGCCCTTCGTCATCCTTGCTCCGGACGAGGTCGCCACGGTCGCGGACCTGCTCGCCGGGGCCTCCTTCGAAGCACTCTGGCAGGTGGAGGGGGCCAAACTCACCGCGCCGTACGCTCAGTGGGAGGACCCGGAAGGCGCGGCCAAGCAGAACTACGTTGCCCACCACACCGGCCTTCGGGACTTCTACAGCCGCGCGGCCACCGCACACCGCGCCGTCGTCAAGGCGTTCTGGTACTAG
- a CDS encoding DUF4288 domain-containing protein — protein MRHEPKAWYSARTFYRWLTWENRPFEERVVLFRARSLDEAVELAERESAEYAREGDLEVLDMVQAYRISDGDEEMGAGTEVFSKLHALDLPANAFLDRYDSGPAHTQISE, from the coding sequence ATGAGGCATGAGCCGAAGGCGTGGTACAGCGCCAGAACCTTCTATAGATGGCTGACCTGGGAAAACCGTCCCTTCGAGGAGCGTGTCGTGCTGTTCCGAGCACGGTCCCTCGACGAGGCCGTCGAACTGGCCGAGCGGGAGTCGGCCGAGTACGCCAGGGAGGGCGACCTCGAAGTCCTCGACATGGTGCAGGCATACCGGATCTCCGACGGCGACGAGGAGATGGGCGCGGGTACGGAGGTGTTCTCCAAACTGCATGCGCTCGACCTCCCGGCGAACGCGTTTCTCGACCGCTACGACTCAGGACCGGCACACACTCAGATCAGCGAGTGA
- a CDS encoding MerR family transcriptional regulator — protein sequence MKSSACEAMSIGAIAERFGLATHVLRHWEEVGLLTPARDAAGRRRYGAADLTRVAVILRAKEAGLALDTIRALVATADPARRRGLLREEAEALRSRIAAAQASLALIECALGCDHEDVTRCAHFQRVVADRIGLGTGAADRP from the coding sequence ATGAAGTCAAGCGCGTGCGAGGCGATGAGCATCGGGGCCATCGCGGAACGTTTCGGTCTGGCCACGCACGTCCTCCGTCATTGGGAGGAGGTGGGGCTGCTCACGCCCGCGCGTGACGCCGCCGGCCGCCGCCGCTACGGGGCCGCCGACCTCACACGCGTCGCCGTCATCCTGCGCGCCAAGGAGGCGGGGCTCGCCCTCGACACCATCCGCGCTCTGGTCGCCACCGCCGATCCCGCCCGGCGCAGGGGCCTCCTGCGCGAGGAGGCCGAGGCGCTGCGCTCGCGGATCGCGGCGGCTCAGGCGTCCCTCGCACTCATCGAATGCGCTCTCGGCTGCGACCACGAGGACGTCACCCGGTGCGCCCATTTCCAGCGGGTGGTGGCCGATCGCATCGGCCTCGGCACTGGCGCCGCCGACCGTCCGTAA
- a CDS encoding DUF397 domain-containing protein: protein MRTTDLAWFKSSYSSGSGDDCVEVALSWHKSSYSSGGDGDCVEVASCPSTVHIRDSKNPTGPQLALSPAMWTDFLARLA from the coding sequence ATGAGGACCACAGACCTGGCCTGGTTCAAGAGCAGCTACAGCAGTGGCAGCGGAGACGACTGCGTCGAAGTCGCCCTCTCCTGGCATAAGTCGAGCTACAGCAGTGGCGGTGACGGCGACTGCGTCGAGGTCGCCTCCTGCCCCTCCACCGTCCACATCCGCGACTCCAAGAACCCCACCGGCCCCCAACTCGCCCTCTCCCCCGCCATGTGGACGGATTTCCTCGCCCGCCTGGCCTGA
- a CDS encoding NUDIX domain-containing protein has product MTSTPAATTAPFSRIKIRTGALVFCGDDVALIRRDRADSTHYTPPGGNVEHGEDLDQALARELAEELDLDTALAEGGDLMWVVDQRVTRPGPTPPPRKLHLIYRLHITPELRATLAEVEQDELPDGSHEIGVVEWIDYRKTAELPIFPPIGPALAALPDPRATVTDAALPAVTDENYTWV; this is encoded by the coding sequence ATGACCAGCACACCCGCCGCCACGACCGCCCCGTTCTCCCGGATCAAGATCCGTACCGGGGCCCTGGTGTTCTGCGGCGACGACGTCGCCCTCATCCGCCGCGACCGCGCCGACTCCACCCACTACACCCCGCCCGGCGGCAACGTCGAGCACGGCGAAGACCTCGACCAGGCCCTCGCCCGCGAACTCGCCGAAGAGCTCGACCTCGACACCGCCCTGGCCGAAGGCGGCGACCTGATGTGGGTCGTCGACCAGCGCGTCACCCGCCCCGGCCCCACCCCGCCCCCGCGCAAACTCCACCTGATCTACCGCCTCCACATCACCCCCGAACTCCGCGCCACCCTCGCCGAGGTCGAACAGGACGAACTGCCCGACGGCAGCCACGAGATCGGCGTCGTCGAATGGATCGACTACCGCAAGACCGCCGAACTGCCCATCTTCCCGCCCATCGGCCCAGCCCTCGCCGCCCTGCCCGACCCCCGCGCCACCGTCACCGATGCCGCCCTCCCCGCCGTCACCGACGAGAACTACACCTGGGTGTGA